A stretch of the Oceanicola sp. D3 genome encodes the following:
- a CDS encoding DoxX family protein has translation MTRLLSLYDAAVLRLEGAAPWLIPSLARLVFAGVLLVYYLNSGLSKFGEGVLGLFRPDAGAYVTIFPKAMEAVSYDISQLGVFHWAVTLAGTWAEVLLPVAIVIGLFTRLASAAMIGFVLVQSVVDVHGHGVSGGDIGAWFDVSSDALLLDQRAFWIFALGVLVLRGAGPISVDRALTALRSPSAAPA, from the coding sequence ATGACCCGCCTTCTCAGCCTCTACGATGCCGCCGTCCTCCGCCTCGAAGGGGCCGCGCCTTGGCTTATCCCCAGCCTCGCCCGCCTCGTCTTCGCCGGGGTGCTGCTGGTCTATTACCTCAACTCCGGCCTCTCCAAATTTGGCGAAGGGGTGCTTGGCCTCTTCCGGCCCGACGCCGGGGCCTATGTCACCATCTTCCCCAAGGCGATGGAGGCGGTGAGCTATGACATCTCGCAGCTTGGCGTCTTTCACTGGGCCGTCACCCTCGCGGGCACATGGGCCGAGGTGCTGCTGCCGGTTGCCATCGTCATCGGCCTCTTCACCCGGCTGGCCTCTGCGGCGATGATCGGCTTCGTGCTCGTGCAAAGCGTGGTTGATGTCCACGGCCACGGCGTAAGCGGCGGTGATATCGGCGCGTGGTTCGATGTGTCCTCGGATGCCCTGCTGCTCGATCAGCGCGCCTTCTGGATCTTCGCGCTCGGCGTGCTGGTGCTACGCGGCGCGGGGCCGATCTCGGTGGATCGCGCGCTCACCGCCTTGCGCAGCCCCAGCGCGGCCCCCGCCTGA
- a CDS encoding DNA-binding domain-containing protein: MSQSAFHSALLAPDAPVPDGLVDPKGRPAGKRFDVYRNNVVVSLSEALAEAFPVVLKIVGDEFFSAMAGHYVRAEPPRDPRIATWGTSFPAFLKAFPPVAHIAYLADVARLEQALRESYHAADSTPADPAEITPQSRLVLAPSLRSVASPYPIHAIWLYTRGEGPKPEAQAQTVLVTRPGFDPQLTPLPPAAGAFLAALLRGDTLEEATPDGLDITSTLAALISGGAITEVQP; this comes from the coding sequence ATGAGCCAATCCGCCTTCCATAGCGCCCTCCTCGCGCCGGATGCCCCCGTGCCCGACGGCTTGGTTGACCCAAAGGGCCGCCCCGCTGGCAAGCGCTTCGATGTCTATCGCAACAACGTTGTCGTCTCCCTCAGCGAGGCGCTGGCAGAGGCCTTCCCCGTCGTGCTCAAGATCGTTGGTGACGAGTTTTTCAGTGCAATGGCCGGCCACTACGTGCGCGCCGAGCCACCCCGCGATCCGCGCATCGCGACATGGGGCACCAGCTTCCCGGCCTTCCTCAAGGCCTTCCCGCCCGTCGCCCACATCGCCTACCTCGCAGATGTCGCCCGGCTGGAGCAGGCCCTGCGCGAAAGCTACCACGCGGCCGACAGCACCCCGGCCGACCCGGCTGAGATCACGCCGCAGAGCCGCCTCGTGCTGGCACCCTCCCTGCGCTCCGTCGCTTCGCCCTACCCCATTCACGCCATCTGGCTCTATACCCGTGGCGAAGGCCCCAAGCCCGAGGCGCAGGCCCAAACCGTTCTCGTCACCCGCCCGGGGTTTGACCCGCAGCTCACCCCGCTGCCCCCCGCCGCAGGTGCCTTTCTCGCCGCGCTTCTTCGCGGTGACACCCTCGAAGAGGCCACGCCCGATGGCCTCGACATCACCAGCACCCTCGCCGCCCTGATCTCTGGCGGCGCAATCACGGAGGTTCAGCCATGA
- a CDS encoding DUF692 domain-containing protein, whose product MSSPDFRLPAGVGVGYKAQHFNDLVNDPGSVSWLEIHAENYMGDGGRPLAQLRHLAERFPISVHGVGLSIGGEAPLDADHLARLKHLCDWLQPASFSEHLAWSTHEGAFLNDLLPLPYTEATLTRVCDHIDQLQAIIGRAMMLENPSTYLTFTESEMEETDFLAEIARRTGCGLLLDVNNVYVACTNQQRDPLDYIEHFPLSAVHEIHLGGHDEQADEHGDPLLIDSHDAHVVDRVWQLYADTIRRSGPRPTLIEWDADIPDYPTLEAEAARAADILQPVAA is encoded by the coding sequence ATGTCCTCACCAGATTTCCGCCTGCCCGCCGGGGTTGGCGTTGGCTACAAGGCCCAGCATTTCAATGACTTGGTGAATGACCCGGGCAGCGTGAGCTGGCTCGAAATCCACGCCGAGAACTACATGGGCGACGGTGGCCGCCCGCTGGCCCAGCTCCGCCACCTTGCCGAGCGCTTTCCCATCTCCGTCCACGGCGTTGGCCTATCCATCGGCGGCGAAGCCCCGCTGGACGCCGACCATCTCGCCCGCCTCAAGCACCTTTGCGACTGGCTCCAGCCCGCCAGCTTCTCCGAACACCTCGCATGGTCCACCCACGAGGGCGCCTTCCTGAACGATCTGCTCCCGCTGCCCTACACCGAGGCCACGCTCACCCGCGTCTGCGACCACATTGACCAGCTTCAGGCCATAATTGGCCGCGCGATGATGCTCGAAAACCCCTCCACCTACCTCACCTTCACCGAAAGCGAGATGGAAGAAACCGACTTTCTGGCCGAGATCGCCCGCCGCACCGGCTGCGGATTACTGTTGGATGTCAACAACGTATACGTCGCCTGCACCAACCAGCAGCGCGACCCGCTTGACTATATCGAACATTTCCCGCTTTCCGCCGTCCACGAGATCCACCTCGGCGGGCACGACGAGCAAGCCGATGAGCATGGCGACCCTCTGCTGATCGACAGCCACGATGCCCATGTGGTCGACCGGGTCTGGCAGCTCTATGCCGACACCATCCGCCGCTCCGGCCCCCGCCCAACCCTGATCGAATGGGATGCCGACATCCCCGACTATCCAACACTCGAAGCCGAGGCCGCCCGCGCCGCCGACATTCTCCAGCCGGTCGCCGCATGA
- a CDS encoding DUF2282 domain-containing protein — MSKTVKTLAVAASVAAAMTAAHTASAQEQEKCYGVSMAGENDCAAGPGTTCKGTSTVDYQGNAWTLVPAGTCADIELPAMGDTARMGSLEPLERDLPKS, encoded by the coding sequence ATGTCCAAAACCGTCAAAACCCTCGCCGTTGCCGCTTCGGTCGCCGCTGCCATGACCGCCGCTCACACCGCCTCCGCGCAAGAGCAGGAAAAGTGCTACGGCGTTTCCATGGCTGGCGAAAACGACTGCGCCGCCGGCCCCGGCACCACCTGCAAGGGCACCTCGACCGTGGACTACCAGGGCAACGCCTGGACCCTCGTGCCCGCCGGCACCTGCGCCGACATCGAGCTGCCCGCCATGGGTGACACCGCTCGCATGGGCTCCCTTGAGCCGCTCGAGCGCGACCTGCCCAAGTCCTAA